Proteins encoded in a region of the Paenibacillus sp. W2I17 genome:
- a CDS encoding LytTR family DNA-binding domain-containing protein, whose product MRALIVEDEILASEELNYLIQEHSRIEVVDRLEDGLDVLKFLQEQEVDVIFLDINIPSLDGMMLAHHIGKFATKPYIVFTTAYKEHAAEAFELEAFDYILKPYDEKRIAAMLHKLEMAFKRDHTPVEQHVEDGPVTMVDGSAAQGDLLRERDTNSHTDRRINLLRNDNIIVTDTADIYYAEAQEKVTKVYTKNGEFTMPVSISDFHSRLPQDTFFRCHRSYVVNLSQIREIVPWFNNTYLLRLRDLEAEVPVSRGKVKEFRQLMRI is encoded by the coding sequence ATGAGAGCTCTTATTGTGGAAGACGAGATTCTGGCAAGTGAGGAATTGAATTATTTAATCCAGGAACATAGTCGGATTGAAGTGGTGGATCGCCTTGAAGATGGGCTGGATGTACTAAAGTTTTTGCAGGAACAAGAAGTAGATGTTATTTTTCTCGATATCAATATTCCCTCGCTGGACGGCATGATGCTGGCCCATCATATTGGGAAGTTTGCAACGAAACCCTACATTGTATTTACTACGGCGTATAAGGAACATGCAGCAGAAGCCTTTGAGTTGGAGGCGTTTGATTATATTCTGAAGCCGTATGACGAGAAGCGAATCGCTGCGATGCTCCATAAGCTGGAGATGGCTTTCAAGCGTGATCATACGCCGGTGGAGCAACATGTTGAGGATGGACCAGTTACTATGGTGGACGGATCTGCTGCACAGGGAGATCTGTTACGAGAACGAGATACGAATTCCCATACGGACAGAAGAATTAATCTGCTGCGGAATGACAATATTATTGTTACGGATACGGCAGACATCTACTATGCGGAAGCGCAAGAGAAGGTGACGAAGGTATATACCAAAAATGGTGAGTTCACCATGCCAGTGAGCATATCGGATTTTCACAGCCGACTGCCACAGGACACGTTCTTTCGCTGCCACCGTTCGTACGTCGTAAATCTGTCGCAGATCCGTGAAATTGTACCTTGGTTCAACAATACGTATCTGCTCCGCCTGCGCGATCTGGAGGCTGAAGTACCTGTAAGTCGCGGTAAGGTCAAAGAATTCAGGCAACTCATGCGCATCTAG
- a CDS encoding stage VI sporulation protein F → MGYQQYGISPQLVERIKLKMKNPAVKERIKKLIDGVTKSDLQDKAKVRRLVKSSAVIMNENFSPAQEEQFVAFVLAQKIDPNNTFHLIKLWGMFR, encoded by the coding sequence TTGGGTTATCAACAATATGGAATTAGTCCGCAGCTGGTGGAGCGGATCAAATTAAAGATGAAAAATCCCGCTGTCAAAGAGCGTATCAAAAAGTTGATTGATGGCGTAACCAAGTCTGATCTGCAAGATAAAGCCAAGGTCAGAAGGTTGGTCAAGTCTTCAGCTGTCATTATGAATGAGAATTTCTCTCCGGCGCAGGAGGAGCAGTTTGTTGCTTTTGTGCTCGCGCAGAAGATTGATCCGAACAATACGTTTCATTTGATTAAGCTGTGGGGGATGTTTAGGTAG